The following proteins are co-located in the Nisaea sediminum genome:
- a CDS encoding nucleotidyltransferase family protein, whose amino-acid sequence MTILDSILLGPDALIREALTKIDAGSSQLAIVVDAERRVLGVVTDGDVRRGLLAGVTLDDPVDRIMNRKPKLASAEAPDEEIQALMRREVIHQVPIVDENRRIVALRTVDTFVAAERLENRVVLMAGGLGTRLRPLTETVPKPMLSVGGRPLLETLVQSFIDQGFYRFDFSVNYRAEAIEEHFGNGYRFGAEISYLREEEPLGTAGSLSLMAERPAAAFFVMNGDILTSINFRHMLDFHKQTGAAATMAVFEKGFDIPYGVVEVEGDRLVTIREKPTHNFFISAGIYVLEPKVLDRIAPSRFLDMPDLFARMIEAGEAVSAFPIREYWRDIGQHQDLDRAEQDFPRVFAGK is encoded by the coding sequence ATGACGATTCTGGATTCCATACTGCTTGGCCCGGACGCCCTGATCCGTGAAGCCCTGACGAAAATCGATGCGGGTTCCTCGCAGCTCGCCATCGTCGTGGATGCGGAGCGGCGGGTGCTCGGTGTTGTCACGGACGGAGACGTGCGGCGCGGGCTGCTGGCGGGCGTGACGCTGGACGACCCGGTCGACCGGATCATGAACCGGAAGCCGAAACTCGCTTCGGCGGAGGCGCCGGACGAGGAGATCCAGGCGCTGATGCGCCGCGAGGTCATTCACCAGGTTCCGATCGTCGACGAAAACCGCCGGATTGTCGCGCTCCGGACTGTCGATACTTTTGTCGCCGCCGAGCGGCTTGAGAACCGGGTGGTCCTGATGGCTGGCGGACTCGGCACGCGGCTGCGCCCGCTGACCGAGACCGTGCCGAAGCCGATGCTGTCCGTCGGCGGCCGGCCTCTGCTCGAGACCCTGGTCCAGTCCTTCATTGATCAGGGTTTCTACCGTTTTGATTTCTCCGTCAATTACCGCGCCGAGGCGATCGAGGAGCATTTCGGCAACGGTTATCGCTTCGGAGCCGAGATATCCTATCTTCGCGAGGAAGAGCCGCTGGGCACGGCGGGGTCGCTTTCTCTCATGGCGGAGCGGCCCGCGGCGGCGTTCTTCGTCATGAATGGTGACATCCTCACCTCGATCAATTTCCGCCACATGCTCGATTTCCACAAACAGACGGGCGCGGCGGCGACCATGGCGGTGTTCGAGAAGGGTTTCGACATTCCGTACGGCGTGGTGGAGGTCGAGGGCGACCGGCTGGTCACAATCCGCGAGAAGCCGACCCATAATTTCTTTATCAGCGCCGGGATCTATGTCCTGGAGCCGAAAGTGCTCGACCGGATCGCGCCCAGCCGTTTCCTCGACATGCCGGATCTTTTCGCCCGCATGATCGAGGCAGGCGAAGCCGTCAGCGCGTTCCCGATCCGGGAATACTGGCGCGATATCGGCCAGCATCAGGATCTCGACCGGGCGGAGCAGGACTTTCCGCGGGTCTTCGCGGGCAAGTAG
- the meaB gene encoding methylmalonyl Co-A mutase-associated GTPase MeaB, with product MAEPVAAPKRRQMSVDDYVAGVRSGDLAVLARAITLIESRNPAHRRQAQEVLNALLPFSGKARRIGITGVPGVGKSTFIEAFGKMLTGSGHKVAVLAVDPSSNRTGGSILGDKTRMQELGRDPDAYIRPSPSAGTLGGVARATRETMVICEAAGFDHVIVETVGVGQSETVVAEMVDFFLVLMLPGAGDELQGIKKGVLEIADMIAVNKADGDNRTRARRAAAEYRRALEIMTPASPNWRPPVSTCSALSGDGLADILGEIARHREALSESGEFEKKRQDQQVRWMWAIVRERLMARFEENEAVRALVAELEGEVAGARLTASAAADRLLRTFGLAPDGSGA from the coding sequence ATGGCAGAACCGGTTGCCGCGCCAAAGCGGCGCCAGATGAGCGTCGACGACTATGTCGCCGGGGTTCGCTCCGGCGACCTCGCCGTTCTCGCGCGCGCCATTACCCTGATCGAGAGCCGCAATCCGGCGCACCGACGCCAAGCGCAGGAGGTGCTGAACGCGCTGCTGCCTTTCTCCGGCAAGGCCAGGCGGATCGGTATCACCGGCGTGCCCGGGGTCGGCAAGAGCACCTTCATCGAGGCGTTCGGCAAGATGCTAACCGGCTCCGGCCATAAGGTCGCGGTGCTGGCGGTGGATCCGTCCAGCAACCGGACCGGCGGCTCGATCCTCGGCGACAAGACGCGGATGCAGGAACTCGGCCGCGATCCCGACGCCTATATCCGCCCGAGCCCGTCGGCCGGCACGCTCGGCGGTGTTGCGCGGGCGACGCGCGAGACCATGGTGATCTGCGAGGCCGCCGGCTTTGACCACGTGATCGTCGAGACGGTGGGTGTCGGCCAGTCCGAGACCGTGGTCGCCGAGATGGTGGATTTCTTCCTCGTCCTGATGCTCCCGGGCGCCGGTGACGAGCTGCAGGGCATCAAGAAGGGCGTTCTGGAGATCGCCGACATGATCGCCGTCAACAAGGCGGACGGCGACAACAGAACCCGCGCCCGCCGCGCCGCCGCGGAGTACCGCCGTGCACTCGAGATCATGACGCCGGCGAGCCCGAACTGGCGCCCGCCGGTCTCGACCTGCAGCGCCCTTTCCGGAGATGGGCTTGCCGATATTCTCGGCGAAATCGCCCGCCACCGCGAGGCACTCAGCGAGAGCGGGGAGTTCGAGAAAAAGAGACAGGACCAACAGGTCCGCTGGATGTGGGCTATCGTGCGCGAACGCCTGATGGCGCGATTCGAGGAGAATGAGGCCGTCCGGGCACTGGTCGCGGAACTCGAGGGAGAAGTCGCCGGCGCGCGGCTGACCGCGAGTGCCGCCGCGGACCGGTTGCTTCGGACGTTCGGGCTTGCGCCGGACGGGAGTGGGGCCTGA
- a CDS encoding iron-sulfur cluster assembly scaffold protein, producing MSGIDAIYQDKILAYAADIPRLGKLEDATHKGEAVSRACGSEISVYLKVEDGRIEDYAHKVDACALGSAAASIVARAIVGCTVEEVLRARDQMEAMLKKDGPVPDGNFAELGVLQSAKSLANRHSSMLLALNASAKALKQK from the coding sequence GTGAGCGGCATCGACGCCATCTATCAGGACAAGATCCTCGCTTACGCCGCAGACATTCCGCGGCTCGGCAAACTTGAGGACGCGACCCACAAAGGCGAGGCCGTGAGCCGCGCCTGCGGCAGCGAGATCTCGGTTTATCTGAAAGTTGAGGACGGCAGGATCGAGGATTACGCGCACAAGGTCGACGCCTGTGCGCTTGGCTCGGCTGCGGCGTCCATCGTCGCCCGCGCCATCGTCGGCTGTACGGTCGAGGAGGTGCTGCGAGCGCGGGATCAGATGGAGGCGATGCTGAAGAAAGACGGCCCCGTCCCGGATGGAAATTTCGCGGAACTTGGCGTATTGCAATCCGCAAAGTCGCTGGCCAACCGCCACAGTTCCATGCTGCTGGCACTGAACGCTTCGGCGAAAGCTCTGAAACAAAAATGA
- a CDS encoding NAD-dependent epimerase/dehydratase family protein: MAIALVTGSAGLIGAEAVRFLAEKGLDVVGIDNDMRAYFFGGEASTGWSRAQLESALGNRYRHVAADIREIAALEPVFDQCGDEIALVLHTAAQPSHDWAAREPITDFTVNANGTLNLLELTRRHCPEAAFIFTSTNKVYGDTPNRLPLVELETRWEIDRSHAFFAKGIDESMSIDGTLHSLFGASKVAADVLVQEYGRYFGLKTGVFRGGCLTGPGHSGAELHGFLAYLAKCALTGKAYTVFGYKGKQVRDNIHSHDLVNAFWHFFQAPRPGEVYNIGGGRHANCSMLEAIRMAEEITGKSFNWSYSEENRVGDHIWWIGDISKFEGHFPNWRLEYDMQGIMEQVVEGQRARLVDAQ; the protein is encoded by the coding sequence ATGGCAATTGCACTCGTTACCGGCTCAGCCGGTCTGATCGGCGCCGAGGCCGTCCGGTTTCTGGCAGAGAAGGGGCTCGATGTTGTCGGTATCGACAATGACATGCGGGCCTATTTTTTCGGCGGCGAGGCCAGTACCGGCTGGAGCCGGGCGCAGCTCGAAAGCGCGCTCGGCAACCGCTATCGTCATGTCGCTGCCGACATCCGCGAGATTGCGGCGCTGGAGCCGGTCTTCGATCAATGTGGCGACGAAATCGCCCTGGTGCTGCACACGGCGGCGCAGCCGTCGCACGACTGGGCGGCGCGGGAGCCGATCACCGATTTCACGGTGAATGCCAACGGTACGCTCAATCTTCTGGAGCTGACCCGCCGGCATTGCCCGGAGGCGGCGTTCATTTTCACCAGCACCAACAAGGTCTATGGCGACACGCCGAACCGGCTGCCGCTGGTCGAACTGGAGACCCGCTGGGAGATCGACCGGAGCCACGCTTTCTTCGCGAAGGGGATCGACGAGAGCATGAGCATCGACGGCACGCTGCATTCTCTTTTCGGCGCGTCAAAGGTCGCGGCGGACGTGCTGGTACAGGAATATGGCCGCTATTTCGGCTTGAAGACCGGCGTCTTCCGCGGCGGCTGCCTGACCGGCCCCGGTCATTCCGGCGCGGAGCTGCATGGCTTCCTCGCCTATCTCGCCAAGTGCGCGCTGACCGGCAAGGCCTATACGGTGTTCGGCTACAAGGGCAAGCAGGTGCGCGACAATATCCATTCCCACGACTTGGTGAACGCCTTCTGGCACTTCTTCCAGGCGCCGCGCCCGGGGGAGGTCTACAACATCGGCGGCGGCCGTCATGCCAACTGCTCGATGCTCGAAGCTATCCGGATGGCCGAGGAGATCACCGGGAAATCGTTCAACTGGTCCTATTCGGAGGAGAATCGCGTCGGCGATCACATCTGGTGGATCGGCGACATCTCCAAGTTCGAGGGCCATTTTCCGAACTGGCGCCTTGAGTACGATATGCAAGGCATCATGGAACAGGTCGTGGAGGGACAGCGGGCCCGGCTGGTCGATGCACAATAA
- a CDS encoding SufE family protein, whose translation MVAETDIPAPDRSIAEEQEELISEFAFFDDWMDRYQYLIDLGRKLPELPEEFKRDEFKLKGCQSQVWLVGDRHGDRLVFRAISDAAIVSGLIAVILRIYSNRTAEEILATEPDFIREIGLEEHLSPTRKNGLGAMLNKIKAEAQAAAAA comes from the coding sequence ATGGTTGCTGAAACCGACATTCCGGCGCCGGACCGCTCCATCGCCGAGGAACAGGAAGAGCTGATCTCCGAGTTCGCCTTCTTCGACGACTGGATGGACCGCTACCAATACCTGATCGATCTCGGGCGCAAGCTTCCGGAGCTTCCCGAGGAGTTCAAGCGCGACGAGTTCAAGCTGAAGGGCTGCCAGAGCCAGGTCTGGCTGGTCGGCGACCGGCATGGCGACCGGCTGGTCTTCCGTGCGATCAGCGACGCCGCCATCGTCTCCGGCCTGATCGCCGTCATCCTGCGCATCTACAGCAACCGGACGGCCGAGGAGATCCTGGCGACGGAGCCGGATTTCATCCGCGAGATCGGTCTCGAGGAGCATCTGAGCCCGACGCGCAAGAACGGTCTCGGGGCCATGCTGAACAAGATCAAGGCCGAGGCGCAAGCCGCCGCGGCCGCGTGA